A stretch of the Vigna radiata var. radiata cultivar VC1973A chromosome 7, Vradiata_ver6, whole genome shotgun sequence genome encodes the following:
- the LOC106769543 gene encoding mitogen-activated protein kinase kinase kinase 5 isoform X2, producing the protein MRWLPTLSFTPSSSSSSSSAASADHRRKVWLFGSSSKKRSCHGENDARWHDDDSPPFPSPGTPQPLPLPELAASSAVLRRDGECRLPSPKDAAAATTSTGCRMRSVFAGQDTRKNMEQAETRSWRMLHQDSCSCCECARDNSNTNNSNFASIPRRSSFSGIPFGSPSIVSPQKTKNGESVPYYYASPKGNQFWSAPEMSTCETGLLPPAFFDLPVLGTETSPSPTSHQSPQRRSPGQHTRTLSGPLSPLHSKLSLEISMVRRESTAPPVSVHPLPLPPGASLPSPSSASTFSNARSESLPMKNQWQKGKLIGRGTFGSVYVATNRETGALCAMKEVEMFPDDPKSAESIKQLEQEIKVLSQLKHSNIVQYFGSEIVEGRFYIYLEYVHPGSINKYVRDHCGAITESVIRNFTRHILSGLAYLHSKKTIHRDIKGANLLVDSAGVVKLADFGMAKHLNGFEGNLSLRGSPYWMAPEAVMQKDNSPDLAFAIDIWSLGCTIIEMFTGKPPWSEYEGAAALFKVMKETPPIPETLSPEGKDFLRCCFIRNPAERPAAAVLLEHRFLKNSQQPDVSSPTQLYNGTGFMDKPRSPIKQFDNKHDQLSISCAKIAKVKAADRRGFLISSLEILPASLD; encoded by the exons ATGCGCTGGTTACCCACGCTTTCCTTCACGCCTTCCAGTTCCTCCTCGTCTTCCTCAGCCGCCTCCGCCGACCACCGCCGGAAGGTGTGGCTGTTCGGTAGTTCATCCAAGAAACGCTCCTGCCATGGCGAAAACGATGCCAGGTGGCACGATGACGATTCACCACCCTTCCCTTCCCCCGGCACACCTCAGCCCTTGCCCCTGCCGGAGCTCGCCGCTTCCTCCGCTGTGCTCCGTAGAGACGGCGAATGCCGTCTTCCCTCGCCCAAGGATGCTGCTGCAGCCACCACCTCCACCGGCTGTCGGATGCGGAG TGTTTTTGCTGGCCAAGACACGAGAAAGAATATGGAACAGGCTGAAACTAGGTCATGGAGAATGCTGCATCAAGATTCCTGTAGTTGTTGTGAATGTGCTCGAGATAATAGTAATACTAATAATAGTAACTTCGCGAGCATCCCTCGTAGGAGCAGTTTTTCAGGTATTCCCTTTGGAAGTCCTTCAATAGTGAGTCctcagaaaacaaaaaatggtGAATCTGTGCCATATTATTATGCGAGTCCCAAAGGAAATCAATTCTGGTCTGCACCAGAAATGTCTACCTGTGAAACAGGGTTGCTACCTCCTGCCTTCTTTGATTTACCCGTGTTGGGCACAGAAACTTCTCCCTCTCCCACCTCCCATCAAAGTCCACAGAGGAGAAGTCCGGGCCAACACACCAGAACCTTGAGTGGACCTCTATCTCCTTTACATTCCAAGTTATCACTTGAAATCTCAATGGTGCGCCGTGAAAGTACTGCCCCTCCTGTCAGTGTTCACCCCTTGCCCCTGCCTCCTGGGGCTTCCCTGCCCTCTCCATCGTCAGCTAGTACATTTTCCAATGCTAGATCAGAATCATTGCCAATGAAAAACCAATGGCAGAAAGGGAAACTTATAGGGCGAGGGACATTTGGAAGTGTTTATGTTGCAACCAATAG GGAAACCGGTGCATTATGTGCAATGAAGGAAGTGGAAATGTTTCCTGATGATCCAAAATCTGCTGAGTCTATTAAACAGTTAGAGCAG GAAATTAAAGTTCTTAGCCAACTAAAGCATTCAAACATCGTGCAGTATTTTGGCAGTGAAATA GTTGAGGGCCGGTTTTATATTTATCTGGAATATGTTCATCCTGGTTCAATTAATAAATACGTCCGTGATCATTGTGGTGCCATAACAGAATCTGTCATTCGGAATTTCACTCGACATATTCTATCAGGATTGGCTTATTTACATAGCAAAAAAACAATTCATAG GGACATCAAAGGGGCAAACTTGCTTGTTGACTCCGCTGGAGTAGTTAAGCTTGCTGATTTTGGGATGGCTAAGCAT CTAAATGGGTTCGAAGGTAATCTATCTTTGAGGGGAAGTCCGTACTGGATGGCTCCAGag GCTGTGATGCAAAAGGATAACAGCCCTGATCTTGCTTTTGCTATTGATATTTGGAGTCTGGGTTGTACCATCATTGAAATGTTCACAGGGAAGCCTCCTTGGAGTGAATATGAAGGA GCTGCAGCTCTGTTTAAGGTTATGAAGGAAACCCCTCCTATTCCTGAAACATTGTCGCCCGAGGGTAAAGATTTCTTGAGGTGCTGCTTTATAAGAAATCCAGCAGAGCGGCCAGCAGCTGCAGTTTTACTAGAACATCGATTTTTGAAAAACTCTCAACAGCCTGATGTTTCATCTCCCACTCAGTTGTATAATGGAACAGGCTTCATG GACAAACCACGTAGTCCCATTAAACAATTTGATAATAAACATGATCAGTTGTCAATCTCCTGTGCCAAAATTGCCAAGGTTAAAGCAGCTGACAGGCGTGGATTTCTCATTTCTTCGTTGGAAATTCTTCCTGCATCCTTGGACTAA
- the LOC106769543 gene encoding mitogen-activated protein kinase kinase kinase 5 isoform X1 — translation MRWLPTLSFTPSSSSSSSSAASADHRRKVWLFGSSSKKRSCHGENDARWHDDDSPPFPSPGTPQPLPLPELAASSAVLRRDGECRLPSPKDAAAATTSTGCRMRSVFAGQDTRKNMEQAETRSWRMLHQDSCSCCECARDNSNTNNSNFASIPRRSSFSGIPFGSPSIVSPQKTKNGESVPYYYASPKGNQFWSAPEMSTCETGLLPPAFFDLPVLGTETSPSPTSHQSPQRRSPGQHTRTLSGPLSPLHSKLSLEISMVRRESTAPPVSVHPLPLPPGASLPSPSSASTFSNARSESLPMKNQWQKGKLIGRGTFGSVYVATNRETGALCAMKEVEMFPDDPKSAESIKQLEQEIKVLSQLKHSNIVQYFGSEIVEGRFYIYLEYVHPGSINKYVRDHCGAITESVIRNFTRHILSGLAYLHSKKTIHRDIKGANLLVDSAGVVKLADFGMAKHLNGFEGNLSLRGSPYWMAPELLQAVMQKDNSPDLAFAIDIWSLGCTIIEMFTGKPPWSEYEGAAALFKVMKETPPIPETLSPEGKDFLRCCFIRNPAERPAAAVLLEHRFLKNSQQPDVSSPTQLYNGTGFMDKPRSPIKQFDNKHDQLSISCAKIAKVKAADRRGFLISSLEILPASLD, via the exons ATGCGCTGGTTACCCACGCTTTCCTTCACGCCTTCCAGTTCCTCCTCGTCTTCCTCAGCCGCCTCCGCCGACCACCGCCGGAAGGTGTGGCTGTTCGGTAGTTCATCCAAGAAACGCTCCTGCCATGGCGAAAACGATGCCAGGTGGCACGATGACGATTCACCACCCTTCCCTTCCCCCGGCACACCTCAGCCCTTGCCCCTGCCGGAGCTCGCCGCTTCCTCCGCTGTGCTCCGTAGAGACGGCGAATGCCGTCTTCCCTCGCCCAAGGATGCTGCTGCAGCCACCACCTCCACCGGCTGTCGGATGCGGAG TGTTTTTGCTGGCCAAGACACGAGAAAGAATATGGAACAGGCTGAAACTAGGTCATGGAGAATGCTGCATCAAGATTCCTGTAGTTGTTGTGAATGTGCTCGAGATAATAGTAATACTAATAATAGTAACTTCGCGAGCATCCCTCGTAGGAGCAGTTTTTCAGGTATTCCCTTTGGAAGTCCTTCAATAGTGAGTCctcagaaaacaaaaaatggtGAATCTGTGCCATATTATTATGCGAGTCCCAAAGGAAATCAATTCTGGTCTGCACCAGAAATGTCTACCTGTGAAACAGGGTTGCTACCTCCTGCCTTCTTTGATTTACCCGTGTTGGGCACAGAAACTTCTCCCTCTCCCACCTCCCATCAAAGTCCACAGAGGAGAAGTCCGGGCCAACACACCAGAACCTTGAGTGGACCTCTATCTCCTTTACATTCCAAGTTATCACTTGAAATCTCAATGGTGCGCCGTGAAAGTACTGCCCCTCCTGTCAGTGTTCACCCCTTGCCCCTGCCTCCTGGGGCTTCCCTGCCCTCTCCATCGTCAGCTAGTACATTTTCCAATGCTAGATCAGAATCATTGCCAATGAAAAACCAATGGCAGAAAGGGAAACTTATAGGGCGAGGGACATTTGGAAGTGTTTATGTTGCAACCAATAG GGAAACCGGTGCATTATGTGCAATGAAGGAAGTGGAAATGTTTCCTGATGATCCAAAATCTGCTGAGTCTATTAAACAGTTAGAGCAG GAAATTAAAGTTCTTAGCCAACTAAAGCATTCAAACATCGTGCAGTATTTTGGCAGTGAAATA GTTGAGGGCCGGTTTTATATTTATCTGGAATATGTTCATCCTGGTTCAATTAATAAATACGTCCGTGATCATTGTGGTGCCATAACAGAATCTGTCATTCGGAATTTCACTCGACATATTCTATCAGGATTGGCTTATTTACATAGCAAAAAAACAATTCATAG GGACATCAAAGGGGCAAACTTGCTTGTTGACTCCGCTGGAGTAGTTAAGCTTGCTGATTTTGGGATGGCTAAGCAT CTAAATGGGTTCGAAGGTAATCTATCTTTGAGGGGAAGTCCGTACTGGATGGCTCCAGag CTTTTGCAGGCTGTGATGCAAAAGGATAACAGCCCTGATCTTGCTTTTGCTATTGATATTTGGAGTCTGGGTTGTACCATCATTGAAATGTTCACAGGGAAGCCTCCTTGGAGTGAATATGAAGGA GCTGCAGCTCTGTTTAAGGTTATGAAGGAAACCCCTCCTATTCCTGAAACATTGTCGCCCGAGGGTAAAGATTTCTTGAGGTGCTGCTTTATAAGAAATCCAGCAGAGCGGCCAGCAGCTGCAGTTTTACTAGAACATCGATTTTTGAAAAACTCTCAACAGCCTGATGTTTCATCTCCCACTCAGTTGTATAATGGAACAGGCTTCATG GACAAACCACGTAGTCCCATTAAACAATTTGATAATAAACATGATCAGTTGTCAATCTCCTGTGCCAAAATTGCCAAGGTTAAAGCAGCTGACAGGCGTGGATTTCTCATTTCTTCGTTGGAAATTCTTCCTGCATCCTTGGACTAA